One Roseimaritima multifibrata DNA window includes the following coding sequences:
- a CDS encoding GGDEF domain-containing protein: MISPLTLFALGLVIGALLLVVGAYAGVRIGTKRARADQAADRTRVLTLLQELGSWTHEYSGNVSRYQDQLDVISKAVQAESQEGPNKVMQLLEQIMRSNKDLKKRLDAAESQLDKQTQQIESYLSEARTDGLTGLANRRAFDQRLEEMFSAYRKGNGRSFVLALVDIDHFKQINDQYGHQAGDEVLRQVATLIGERLEGAYLVARFGGEEFAAIMPTPLRLAADRADKARQILAAQSLDAGDLSVAVTISIGLSELRDDMVSGPLVRRADEALYAAKGRGRNRVYFHDGSDTILVGAPEVIS; the protein is encoded by the coding sequence GTGATTAGCCCGCTTACCCTGTTTGCACTTGGCCTAGTTATAGGTGCTTTGTTGCTTGTTGTAGGGGCGTACGCGGGGGTTCGGATCGGGACAAAACGGGCTCGGGCCGATCAGGCGGCCGACCGGACTCGCGTCTTAACTTTGCTTCAGGAATTGGGTAGCTGGACCCATGAATATTCGGGCAACGTTTCGCGGTATCAGGATCAGCTCGATGTAATTTCCAAAGCGGTTCAAGCGGAATCGCAGGAAGGCCCCAACAAAGTTATGCAGTTGTTGGAGCAAATCATGCGCAGCAACAAGGATCTGAAGAAACGCCTGGACGCTGCCGAATCTCAGCTAGACAAACAGACGCAGCAAATCGAAAGCTACCTTTCCGAGGCGCGTACCGACGGGCTAACCGGTTTGGCAAACCGCCGGGCTTTCGATCAACGACTGGAAGAAATGTTCTCGGCCTATCGAAAAGGAAATGGTCGCTCCTTCGTGTTGGCTTTGGTTGACATTGATCATTTCAAGCAAATCAATGATCAGTATGGCCACCAAGCAGGTGACGAGGTCCTTCGGCAAGTGGCAACCCTGATCGGAGAACGCTTAGAGGGTGCTTACCTGGTGGCACGATTCGGCGGCGAAGAATTTGCTGCGATCATGCCGACACCGCTGCGATTAGCGGCGGATCGAGCCGACAAGGCCCGCCAGATTTTGGCCGCTCAATCGCTCGATGCCGGAGACCTTTCCGTTGCGGTCACCATCAGCATCGGATTGTCGGAACTGCGTGACGATATGGTCAGTGGACCGTTGGTTCGCCGAGCCGACGAAGCGTTGTATGCAGCCAAGGGCCGGGGCCGAAATCGGGTCTACTTCCACGATGGTAGTGACACCATTCTAGTCGGAGCGCCCGAAGTCATTTCTTAG
- the cyaB gene encoding class IV adenylate cyclase, with product MYEIELKYRISDPDTFRKKIVALGAADDVPWEDHADTYFAHPCKNFAETTEALRIRRIDGHSRVTYKGPKQGGPVKVRQELEWLLEGEDKDGSNLFTLFVALGFQPVTTVQKRRQSLAITWDEHAVCVTIDQIPEVGSYSELEVLASCDAEVPAAKAALQRLAEQLGLTQPEPRSYLALQLARQEEGQNPADGLENQSNV from the coding sequence ATGTATGAAATTGAACTGAAGTACCGGATTTCGGACCCGGATACCTTCCGGAAAAAAATCGTTGCCCTGGGCGCCGCGGACGACGTTCCCTGGGAAGACCATGCGGATACTTACTTCGCTCATCCTTGCAAGAATTTTGCAGAAACGACGGAAGCTTTACGGATTCGCCGAATCGATGGGCATTCCAGGGTGACCTATAAGGGGCCTAAACAGGGTGGTCCGGTCAAGGTTCGGCAGGAATTGGAATGGCTGTTAGAGGGAGAGGACAAAGATGGTAGTAATCTGTTCACCCTGTTTGTGGCCCTTGGGTTCCAACCTGTGACAACCGTCCAGAAACGCAGGCAAAGCCTAGCGATAACCTGGGATGAGCATGCGGTTTGCGTCACGATTGACCAGATTCCTGAGGTGGGATCGTACAGCGAACTAGAAGTACTCGCCTCCTGCGACGCAGAAGTCCCGGCAGCAAAAGCGGCTTTGCAGCGGTTGGCGGAACAACTTGGCTTGACACAACCGGAGCCGCGGAGCTATTTGGCACTGCAGCTGGCTCGCCAAGAAGAAGGCCAAAACCCGGCGGATGGGCTTGAAAATCAAAGCAATGTTTGA
- a CDS encoding TlpA family protein disulfide reductase gives MSSPDSNHKGLPPPQQQIADRSPWIFWLVSILTVGGLVFVMLTNSHNPTKHPAVGKPGPDISVMPLIGQAASLEISPTEGSAEPVILLHFWGTWCPPCRQEYAEIAEMASEVTLMSADDFRFVSVSCEPSVGSNSFESLRTATLEFYSQIGIEIPTYCDPYGHTRVAAAKVLGRHGMSFPTTILIDGDGKVTGVWEGYSRNGVNQMREAIESDLAIN, from the coding sequence ATGTCCAGTCCTGACTCCAATCATAAAGGCTTGCCTCCACCGCAGCAGCAAATCGCTGACCGCAGTCCGTGGATCTTTTGGTTAGTGTCCATTTTGACTGTGGGTGGACTGGTCTTTGTGATGCTAACGAACAGCCACAACCCAACAAAGCACCCAGCAGTGGGAAAGCCGGGGCCGGACATTTCCGTGATGCCGCTGATCGGTCAGGCAGCTTCGCTGGAAATATCCCCGACCGAAGGTTCGGCAGAGCCTGTGATCTTGCTCCATTTTTGGGGTACTTGGTGTCCGCCATGCCGGCAAGAATACGCTGAAATCGCTGAAATGGCTTCAGAGGTGACTTTGATGTCTGCCGATGATTTTCGTTTCGTTTCGGTTTCGTGTGAGCCCTCGGTAGGGAGCAACAGCTTTGAATCCCTCCGCACAGCGACCCTTGAATTTTACAGCCAGATCGGAATCGAAATCCCAACCTACTGCGACCCTTACGGACATACACGCGTCGCGGCAGCGAAGGTTTTAGGCCGTCACGGGATGTCGTTCCCCACCACAATTCTGATCGATGGCGACGGAAAGGTCACCGGAGTCTGGGAAGGGTACAGTCGGAATGGCGTGAACCAAATGCGTGAGGCAATCGAATCCGATTTGGCGATCAATTAG
- a CDS encoding ferredoxin--NADP reductase: protein MPQPLQESPPDATEQVQLRAQHYNAEVIERIDCHENLARFRIRCDTPHAPFQPGQYVALGMGYWESRIQPSQSETVPPKRLRKLVRRAYSISCPMLDQQGNLAACDDVDYLEFYITLVREAGTADGKPPALTPRLFQLHAGDRLCVESKIVGHYVLGGVQPDDTLLLIATGTGEAPHNAMAARLLRDGHRGKIIMATTGRYLGDFAYREIHQKLMQQYPNFLSLNFTTREPANIDPDHPHYVGKQYIQDLYQSGELATICQTELTPATTHVFLCGNPAMIGYTPPGAPPLKAPGMLQILQDAGFVHNDEPAGVGHIRFEKYW from the coding sequence TTGCCTCAGCCTCTTCAAGAGTCACCTCCAGACGCCACTGAGCAAGTTCAGTTACGTGCCCAGCACTACAACGCTGAAGTCATCGAAAGGATCGACTGTCACGAAAATTTGGCGAGGTTTCGTATCCGCTGCGATACCCCTCACGCGCCTTTTCAGCCCGGACAATATGTTGCGTTGGGGATGGGGTACTGGGAATCGAGGATCCAGCCCTCCCAAAGCGAGACCGTCCCGCCCAAACGGCTGCGGAAACTGGTCCGTCGCGCCTATTCAATTTCCTGTCCGATGCTAGATCAGCAAGGAAATCTGGCCGCCTGCGATGACGTTGACTACTTGGAATTCTACATCACGCTGGTCCGTGAAGCCGGAACGGCCGACGGCAAACCGCCAGCATTAACCCCGCGACTATTTCAGCTACACGCCGGGGATCGATTGTGCGTTGAATCCAAAATCGTGGGACATTACGTCCTCGGAGGCGTTCAACCGGACGATACGCTCCTGCTGATTGCAACCGGAACCGGAGAAGCTCCTCACAATGCGATGGCCGCCCGTCTGCTGCGCGATGGGCATCGCGGCAAGATCATCATGGCCACAACAGGGCGATACCTGGGGGATTTCGCCTATCGCGAAATCCATCAAAAACTGATGCAGCAATACCCCAATTTCCTCTCCTTGAATTTCACCACCCGCGAACCTGCCAACATTGATCCAGATCACCCTCACTACGTCGGCAAGCAATACATTCAAGATCTGTATCAGTCGGGGGAACTAGCAACCATCTGCCAAACGGAACTGACTCCGGCGACCACCCACGTCTTCCTTTGTGGCAATCCCGCCATGATCGGGTATACGCCACCCGGCGCCCCGCCGCTCAAGGCACCGGGGATGTTGCAGATTTTGCAGGATGCAGGGTTCGTCCATAACGATGAACCCGCAGGCGTTGGCCACATCCGATTCGAAAAATACTGGTAA
- a CDS encoding PilN domain-containing protein, producing the protein MPKMNNRIKSKTQSKRVFGLRIAENVLQLSVATQGSDGVYELEIDQVFNRGEAGWFQEEGAQQLREGLVELASKWEMRHQSVAVSLDGHFCVTRVAMGPSDRVDEETRSLNGRIQRYLSLGPGEKITGYARETLNPEVDYSVTAVGNRVLIQEIYQALRYADMSVTWVEPSLVSLARLVERGGMGDQQPILLADCSGDQWDIGIAYQGRLLLDYRPVAARSVEGLRNVLLGHVSRLRRFCDRHREVAAGNLEQLLVCGAPQMVSEAIATFRGQDELEVSVMQIPELPSLYRLNTQQTQDNKIAAVAAVLPLIDDAAEPLIADLLSQVRRDSDLSISAMVLRLLAPILVAAAILLPMWALVAKKRNALQDMNTMTQNVESQLDEAQVRMGQLMQNRALTNHLKQIDWMTQETPWHVLLNQITRCLPDSAKINELRWLSGNEILIDGALHDETMVFDIIGYLRRLPLIEEVALQSTSGDGSDGQIRFEIKIRTRMLNDTTPHSESPHA; encoded by the coding sequence ATGCCCAAAATGAACAATCGAATCAAATCGAAAACCCAATCGAAGCGTGTATTCGGTTTGCGGATCGCCGAGAACGTGTTGCAATTGTCCGTTGCAACGCAGGGGTCCGATGGCGTGTATGAACTAGAAATCGACCAAGTTTTCAATCGTGGCGAGGCTGGCTGGTTCCAAGAAGAAGGTGCTCAACAGCTACGTGAGGGATTGGTCGAACTTGCGTCGAAATGGGAAATGCGGCATCAATCCGTTGCCGTATCTTTGGATGGTCATTTCTGTGTGACTCGAGTTGCGATGGGGCCTTCCGATCGCGTCGACGAAGAAACCCGCTCGCTTAACGGTCGTATCCAGCGTTATCTCTCCTTAGGGCCAGGAGAAAAGATTACCGGTTACGCTCGAGAGACACTGAACCCCGAAGTTGATTATTCGGTCACCGCGGTCGGAAATCGTGTCCTGATTCAAGAGATCTACCAGGCGCTCCGTTACGCGGACATGAGCGTCACATGGGTTGAACCTTCGCTGGTTTCGTTGGCCCGGCTGGTTGAGCGCGGTGGGATGGGAGACCAGCAACCGATTTTGCTTGCGGACTGTTCAGGAGATCAATGGGATATTGGAATCGCTTACCAAGGTCGTTTGCTTCTTGATTATCGTCCAGTCGCAGCACGGTCTGTTGAGGGGCTTCGAAATGTCCTGCTAGGTCACGTTTCACGACTGCGAAGGTTTTGTGACCGACATCGAGAGGTCGCTGCCGGCAATCTAGAACAGCTGCTTGTCTGTGGTGCACCTCAAATGGTCAGTGAGGCAATCGCAACGTTCCGAGGTCAGGATGAATTAGAGGTCTCTGTGATGCAGATTCCTGAATTGCCTAGTCTGTATCGGTTGAATACTCAGCAGACCCAAGATAATAAAATCGCCGCAGTCGCTGCCGTTTTGCCGCTGATTGACGATGCTGCGGAACCGCTGATCGCGGATTTATTAAGTCAAGTCCGACGGGATTCGGATCTGAGCATTTCTGCAATGGTCCTGCGACTTTTAGCCCCCATTTTGGTTGCTGCCGCGATCCTTTTACCGATGTGGGCTTTGGTCGCTAAAAAGCGAAACGCACTGCAGGACATGAATACCATGACACAAAATGTTGAATCCCAACTGGATGAAGCACAGGTGCGTATGGGCCAGTTAATGCAGAATCGGGCGCTGACCAATCATCTGAAACAGATCGATTGGATGACTCAGGAAACCCCGTGGCACGTACTGCTAAATCAAATCACCCGATGCTTGCCCGATTCGGCAAAGATCAACGAATTGCGGTGGTTATCGGGAAATGAGATTCTTATCGATGGTGCACTGCATGATGAAACCATGGTCTTTGACATTATTGGATACCTCAGGCGTTTGCCTTTGATCGAAGAGGTCGCGCTGCAAAGCACCAGTGGCGATGGATCGGACGGTCAGATCCGATTTGAAATCAAAATTCGTACTCGTATGCTCAACGACACTACCCCCCATAGTGAGTCCCCTCATGCGTAA
- a CDS encoding sulfatase-like hydrolase/transferase encodes MFSFRIVSLLLIVFTTGLARAAEQRAPNVIFILCDDLGWGDLGVFYQNQLTNHPHMKTPHIDKMAEQGLQLRAHYCPAPVCAPSRSTLLTGVHQGHAVVRDNQFDKMLENNHTLATVMRDAGYKTALIGKYGLQGDGSDADSWPGYPTKRGFDEFYGYVRHRDGHLHYPANPYPAGDSPNHKDPKEVWHNDQEVSAGLSGCYTTDLFTARSKDWIAKQATQHPEQPFFLYLAYDTPHAALQVPAVEYPEGSGLNGGLQWLGEPGKMINTAVGTIDSYRHPDYADQEWSDGAIRFATMVRRIDSAVGDLLQTLQDLGIDENTLVVFSSDNGPHRESYLSNVKYDPTAFKSYGRFDGIKRDTLEGGIRVPTLAWWPSHIKPGQVTHAPSQFHDWMPTFAEIAGALSPARSDGVSLLPTLQGNRKQTPSTIYVEYVNNGATPNYSDFAPLHRGQKRRQMQVVHVDGFKGIRVNIQSAKDPFEIYDLAKDPQERTNLAGTSDRFRRLQQKMQDRVLQLRRPNPSAKRPYDDALVPAVDGLPEESIAEGLHWRARNGSFAYVPSLQGQTPDQIGTVDHIDLKQISIATGAVEWSGYFKVPADGDYTFTLSTSRGAFLRIHDAAVIDADAQYEAGSDVTGTIRLAKGWHPIRLTCLKAEADDSLTLTWAASDSEPQPFVTADLRQP; translated from the coding sequence ATGTTTTCTTTTCGAATCGTTTCTCTCTTGTTGATCGTTTTCACGACCGGGTTGGCACGGGCTGCCGAGCAACGTGCTCCCAACGTGATCTTTATCTTGTGTGATGATTTGGGCTGGGGAGATCTGGGGGTGTTTTATCAAAACCAGCTAACCAATCACCCTCATATGAAGACGCCGCACATCGACAAGATGGCCGAGCAAGGATTGCAGCTTCGAGCGCACTACTGCCCTGCCCCGGTTTGTGCGCCCAGCCGAAGTACGCTTTTGACGGGTGTGCACCAAGGGCACGCGGTCGTACGGGATAACCAGTTCGACAAGATGTTGGAAAACAATCACACGTTAGCCACTGTCATGCGAGATGCTGGTTACAAGACAGCCTTGATCGGTAAATATGGATTGCAAGGAGACGGATCCGACGCCGATAGCTGGCCCGGGTATCCGACCAAACGAGGCTTCGATGAATTCTATGGCTACGTTCGCCACAGGGACGGTCATTTGCATTACCCAGCGAACCCTTACCCTGCCGGTGACAGCCCAAACCACAAAGATCCCAAAGAGGTTTGGCACAATGATCAAGAAGTGAGTGCAGGTCTGAGCGGCTGTTATACGACGGACCTCTTCACCGCTCGCAGCAAAGATTGGATCGCGAAACAGGCGACGCAGCATCCTGAGCAACCCTTCTTCCTGTACTTGGCGTACGACACGCCGCATGCTGCTCTGCAAGTTCCTGCGGTTGAATACCCTGAAGGAAGTGGATTGAATGGCGGCCTGCAATGGCTTGGTGAACCCGGCAAGATGATCAATACCGCCGTTGGAACGATCGATTCCTATCGCCACCCCGATTATGCAGATCAAGAATGGAGTGATGGTGCTATTCGATTCGCCACCATGGTGCGAAGGATTGATTCCGCGGTTGGCGATTTACTGCAGACGTTGCAGGATTTGGGTATCGACGAAAACACCTTGGTTGTGTTTAGTAGCGACAACGGCCCCCACCGAGAATCTTATCTAAGCAATGTGAAGTACGACCCGACAGCATTCAAATCGTATGGTCGTTTTGACGGGATCAAACGGGATACGTTGGAAGGCGGGATTCGGGTGCCGACACTTGCTTGGTGGCCAAGTCATATCAAGCCCGGTCAGGTGACGCATGCTCCTTCGCAGTTCCATGATTGGATGCCAACCTTTGCCGAAATCGCAGGGGCCCTTTCCCCTGCCCGGAGCGACGGGGTTTCGTTGCTTCCAACGTTGCAAGGAAACCGTAAGCAGACTCCCAGCACGATTTACGTCGAATATGTAAATAACGGTGCGACGCCAAATTACTCCGATTTTGCTCCTCTCCATCGCGGGCAGAAGCGTCGCCAAATGCAAGTTGTGCATGTGGATGGATTTAAGGGGATCCGCGTGAACATTCAGTCTGCGAAGGACCCCTTTGAAATTTATGATCTAGCGAAAGATCCCCAAGAACGTACCAACCTGGCTGGCACCTCCGATCGATTTCGCCGTTTGCAGCAGAAGATGCAGGACAGGGTCCTTCAATTGCGACGCCCCAATCCATCGGCTAAACGGCCTTACGATGATGCACTGGTTCCAGCGGTGGACGGTTTGCCAGAAGAATCGATCGCGGAAGGGCTTCATTGGCGGGCCCGGAATGGCTCGTTTGCTTATGTTCCAAGCTTGCAGGGCCAGACGCCCGATCAAATCGGGACGGTTGATCATATCGATCTGAAGCAGATTTCTATCGCGACAGGTGCCGTGGAGTGGAGTGGCTACTTCAAAGTGCCTGCGGACGGTGATTACACCTTTACCCTATCGACCAGTCGCGGAGCATTCCTGCGTATCCACGATGCCGCGGTTATCGATGCGGATGCTCAGTACGAAGCTGGGTCTGACGTTACCGGGACGATCCGTTTAGCAAAGGGGTGGCATCCGATTCGTCTGACCTGCCTGAAAGCGGAGGCGGACGATTCGCTAACCCTGACATGGGCGGCCAGCGATTCAGAGCCGCAACCATTCGTCACCGCTGATTTGCGGCAGCCGTAG
- a CDS encoding type II secretion system protein GspD: MDGAAKGQRSDRCHHIFLIWVGCVISVLIVFPLRSHAQTLTLPSPTSTDLLEPPAVVVDPPPSRSTNRDVESILKTPGSVTFRKSPLSEVIFSISDVWGVNIVAGGDINGEVTGSFQDVPLAEVLGAVLSANDYAYKQTGSSLVVLPSGQVGQDDATFASRVVTLPRGVEDPTEMVEAARLLLSSRGQIRPISGTGTIFVLDSAERVDRIEALFGQLGTSGERYRTVPLSEAKIETIAPGDVAFRETNPQPGDLSGGEIIYFTPQFTDAENLVEALQGAVDPSTIISLYAEENRIIVRGDAEQLRLASQIVNQLDRPRPQVRITALIYDVSLDDIANLGIDWAHGSGDGSLTTSAGSGLLATVADGATLEGTNMAISMLKDKFNLGVTINALNSAEGAKLLADPTITVSDRNEAVMKIVQKIPVTTIGQLGDSAATFSSVTFEEAGIILTVTPRISRDGTVQMVVQTEFSVLTGNLNGQPIIDTRTANTSVRVSNGQAFVLGGLRQKSVNEKVKGVPWLKDMRYVGGLFRSHETEVVESELIVFIKPEIVGPYDNSTPREQAAICVGGLELDRIPRADLRPFIPDCGDPNCPYHCPPRRVNGGGSAQMAMIGGFGIESLPAGFLPEGDVLDPSMLPGMRVDPTVMPQRQESRFGPKQSEPLYQTADRSVGGYARDQPVQDYSERLDSPVRF; this comes from the coding sequence ATGGATGGCGCAGCAAAAGGACAGCGCAGTGACAGGTGTCACCATATCTTTTTGATATGGGTGGGATGTGTCATTTCCGTGCTGATCGTTTTTCCGTTGCGTTCTCATGCCCAGACGCTGACGTTACCCTCTCCGACGTCAACGGACCTCTTAGAACCACCGGCTGTGGTCGTCGATCCGCCTCCGTCACGCTCGACCAACCGTGATGTTGAATCGATCCTAAAGACACCGGGAAGCGTTACGTTCCGTAAGAGTCCACTTTCTGAAGTGATCTTTTCGATCAGCGATGTTTGGGGAGTGAACATTGTTGCTGGCGGAGATATCAATGGCGAGGTCACGGGAAGTTTTCAAGATGTGCCACTGGCCGAAGTCCTGGGCGCAGTGCTTTCAGCAAACGATTACGCATACAAGCAAACAGGCAGTAGTTTGGTTGTCTTGCCCAGCGGTCAGGTCGGACAGGATGACGCGACCTTTGCATCGCGCGTTGTTACCCTTCCTCGAGGCGTCGAGGATCCAACCGAAATGGTTGAAGCCGCTCGGCTACTGCTTAGCTCCAGAGGTCAGATTCGGCCGATCAGCGGAACGGGAACGATTTTTGTTCTCGATTCGGCCGAACGTGTTGATCGGATTGAAGCCTTGTTTGGGCAGTTGGGGACATCGGGAGAACGGTATCGTACTGTCCCTTTGAGTGAAGCGAAAATTGAAACGATCGCGCCGGGGGATGTGGCGTTCAGAGAAACGAACCCCCAGCCGGGCGATTTGTCCGGCGGCGAGATCATTTACTTTACGCCTCAGTTCACCGATGCTGAAAATTTGGTCGAAGCCTTACAGGGGGCGGTCGATCCGTCGACAATTATCAGTCTGTATGCGGAGGAAAATCGGATCATCGTGCGCGGCGACGCCGAACAGCTTCGGCTTGCTTCGCAGATAGTGAATCAGCTGGATCGCCCTCGCCCGCAGGTCCGGATCACTGCACTGATCTATGACGTCAGTTTGGATGACATCGCCAACTTGGGAATCGATTGGGCTCATGGTTCGGGCGACGGCAGTTTGACTACCAGTGCAGGTAGTGGTTTGCTGGCGACCGTTGCCGATGGGGCAACGTTGGAGGGAACCAATATGGCGATCTCTATGCTTAAAGATAAATTCAATCTTGGCGTCACGATCAATGCCTTGAATTCCGCCGAGGGTGCCAAGTTGTTAGCCGACCCGACCATTACGGTTTCGGATCGCAATGAGGCTGTCATGAAGATCGTGCAGAAGATACCCGTGACGACCATTGGTCAGTTGGGCGATTCTGCGGCCACGTTCTCTTCGGTTACATTCGAAGAAGCAGGGATCATTCTGACCGTTACCCCGCGGATCAGTCGCGATGGGACGGTTCAGATGGTGGTCCAAACCGAGTTCAGTGTCCTTACCGGGAATCTAAATGGGCAACCGATCATTGACACTCGGACCGCCAATACCAGCGTTCGCGTTAGCAATGGACAAGCCTTCGTGCTCGGGGGACTGAGGCAAAAGAGTGTCAATGAAAAAGTCAAAGGCGTTCCTTGGTTAAAAGACATGCGCTATGTCGGTGGGCTGTTTCGCAGCCACGAAACCGAAGTTGTGGAAAGCGAACTGATCGTATTTATCAAACCAGAAATTGTCGGTCCCTACGATAATTCAACTCCACGTGAGCAGGCGGCGATCTGTGTTGGAGGTCTGGAATTGGATCGTATTCCACGTGCCGATTTGCGGCCGTTTATTCCCGATTGTGGCGACCCCAATTGCCCCTACCATTGCCCGCCGCGAAGAGTGAATGGCGGTGGTTCGGCACAGATGGCGATGATCGGCGGCTTTGGAATTGAGAGCTTACCTGCGGGCTTTTTGCCAGAGGGAGATGTACTGGACCCCAGTATGTTGCCCGGTATGAGGGTGGACCCAACGGTCATGCCGCAGCGGCAAGAATCGCGGTTTGGACCCAAGCAGAGTGAACCGCTATACCAAACGGCCGATCGTTCGGTTGGTGGGTATGCTCGTGACCAACCCGTTCAAGACTATTCCGAACGGCTGGATTCGCCTGTCCGTTTCTAA